The genomic DNA TAGAGCGGGGGTGCTTGTGCGGTTGGGGGAAGGCGACGAGGTCGTTGTCGGCGGTGAGGTCGTGATGGGGGAGTTGAGGTTGTTCGCCGGGGAGGCGGCCGGTGCGCTTGAACTCGCGGGCGGCGCGGTCGAGGGTATCGGTGATCCATTCGCGGACGGTGAGGCCGGAGGCGTTTGCGGCGCGGTTCCAGTCATCGAACTCGTCTTCGGCGGGGCGCATGATGAAGGCATCGATGCGGAGCTCGGCGGGGACTTGCGTGGGCGTGTGAAAGTGGCCGGTGGTGGCGTCGCGATCGCGGCCTGGTTCGCGATCGGTCTCGCGATCGCGGGGATCGATCCAAGCGGTCATGAAGGCCTGGACGTGGGGGAGGCGGCGGGCGGGGATGCCGGAGGAGCGCCAGTTGTGGATGGTTTGTTCGCTGACTTGCAGCGGGCCGGCGACGTCTTCGGCGCGGAGGCGATTTTGGTCCATCCACTCGCGGAAGGAGTGGTGGTCGGCGGGTGGTGGTCCCTGTGGTTCGTCGTTGTCCCTCACGGCCAAAGAATTACCGAATCGGTAAAATTTCTCAAACTATATTATTGCCAATTTACCGAAACGGGAACATTGTTCCGCCGTCAGTAAGAAGTCCCCCAGATGCAAACGACGCTTCATTTCGATCCCACGCGCTATCCGGAGCCGGTCCTGCGGTTGCTTTTGGCGGCGGCGGAGCAGTGGCAATGCACGCCGGGCGAGGCCGAGGCGCGTATCCTGGAACAGCGGGCGCGCAAGGAGAGCTTCGTGAATCCGCGGCTGGCTACCACTCAACTCGCGGCCGAGCTGGAAGCAGCACAGGCGCAGCGGGCGGGTGGGTGATGCGTCATCTAACAGATTCGTGAAAGTAAGGCCGGGATCGGGAGGATGGGACGTATGGGCCGATCTAACAGATCCATCGCGGTGCCTGAAAAAGACGAAGTGAGATTTCAAAACCAGCCAGCTGCTCGCGATCTGCGGGACGACATCTGAAATCTGAATCTAAGATCTGAATCAATTTTCCC from Luteolibacter sp. Y139 includes the following:
- a CDS encoding S24 family peptidase; its protein translation is MRDNDEPQGPPPADHHSFREWMDQNRLRAEDVAGPLQVSEQTIHNWRSSGIPARRLPHVQAFMTAWIDPRDRETDREPGRDRDATTGHFHTPTQVPAELRIDAFIMRPAEDEFDDWNRAANASGLTVREWITDTLDRAAREFKRTGRLPGEQPQLPHHDLTADNDLVAFPQPHKHPRSNKRTAATSSIAEESPTLPSTTRSRSSSNKHTGHWIDLHGGVAAGAPITSHIVQEPVATRKSWPDDHYALRVFGQSMEPRIPDGSLIIVKHWPTAKGTPKKGTIVVYSDGTGSTLKEFGYRKAKPTELTEADAMGNIPVLRSLNKSYPEVQTLEDGKIHAILVEVG